In Sphingobium amiense, a genomic segment contains:
- a CDS encoding spermidine synthase family protein, whose product MIDTADIPGGGQLLLRQRGSDFAIEYGEIQLMVSWVSRSEQALATLACQRVRRDDAQLLIGGLGMGFTLTAALAVLPANAGVVVAELVPKVLDWAKGPLAHLFGDALADPRLAVEICDVHDLIAGSPERFDAILLDVDNGPDGLISLANDRLYSVGGLQLAHAALRPGGVLAIWSGYPAYGFADQLENAGFIVEEVHMRTGEHGRGDRHVIWLATRPLPQN is encoded by the coding sequence TTGATCGACACGGCGGATATTCCTGGCGGCGGTCAATTGCTTCTGCGCCAGCGGGGCAGCGATTTCGCGATCGAATATGGTGAAATCCAGTTGATGGTAAGCTGGGTCAGCCGGTCGGAGCAGGCTCTGGCAACGCTTGCCTGCCAGCGCGTTCGCAGAGACGATGCACAATTGCTGATCGGCGGGCTCGGCATGGGCTTTACCCTGACCGCGGCGCTGGCCGTCTTGCCCGCAAATGCCGGCGTGGTCGTTGCCGAACTCGTCCCCAAGGTTCTGGATTGGGCCAAGGGACCGCTGGCCCATCTGTTCGGCGATGCGCTGGCCGATCCGCGGCTCGCGGTGGAAATTTGCGATGTACACGACCTTATCGCCGGATCGCCCGAAAGATTTGACGCGATCCTGCTGGATGTCGACAACGGACCCGATGGGTTGATCAGTCTCGCCAATGACCGTCTTTATTCGGTTGGAGGTTTGCAATTGGCGCATGCAGCACTGCGTCCCGGCGGTGTTCTCGCAATCTGGTCCGGCTATCCGGCTTATGGCTTTGCCGACCAACTCGAAAATGCGGGCTTCATCGTCGAAGAGGTGCACATGCGTACCGGCGAGCACGGCCGGGGT